Proteins encoded by one window of Octopus bimaculoides isolate UCB-OBI-ISO-001 chromosome 4, ASM119413v2, whole genome shotgun sequence:
- the LOC106876760 gene encoding serine/threonine-protein phosphatase 6 regulatory ankyrin repeat subunit C isoform X3 codes for MEFITMDNFQYMEQYIGDVREHKKSIDIGECPLCISCATLNTDDVKEILEDENIENNQSTLDGKTPLHLVCIPKENSKSFTIIKLLLERGFDVNAKDDKDRTPLYFACMNLNAQLVKILIAAGSLVNVTISSGFTPLKLVCKAAEDTLNFNIVPALNIANLLLRAGAQRDETCLPVAIQYGQYSHVKELLDSGMNVNMLDESGRSPLGTACSMKTVSADVVKLLLSYGANVNIGGAWTKQKPLIFAYAHNSFSKIKILLSYGASITSEEMTALVSMSLSKSILENPEIVTFHSKELLSCRILLAAGFTPIVHGVLGISHDLTTKINQHQPLNHTGLFVLCLLKTTMDITTSFPCTNVQ; via the coding sequence atggaGTTTATTACAATGGATAATTTCCAGTACATGGAACAATATATTGGAGATGTACGTGAACATAAGAAATCTATAGACATAGGAGAATGTCCACTGTGTATTAGCTGTGCAACATTAAACACAGATGACGTAAAAGAAATTCTTgaagatgaaaatattgaaaacaaccaAAGTACTTTAGATGGCAAAACACCTTTGCATTTGGTCTGCATTCCAAAGGAGAATTCTAAGAGTTTTACAATCATCAAATTACTGCTTGAAAGAGGTTTCGATGTTAATGCAAAGGATGATAAAGACAGAACTCCTTTATATTTTGCATGCATGAACCTTAATGCTCAGCTCGTCAAAATCCTCATTGCAGCTGGGAGTCTAGTAAATGTTACCATTTCAAGTGGATTCACACCTTTAAAGCTAGTCTGCAAGGCTGCTGAAGACACACTAAACTTTAATATTGTTCCAGCTTTAAACATTGCCAATCTGCTCTTAAGAGCTGGTGCTCAGAGGGATGAAACTTGTTTGCCAGTTGCAATCCAATATGGACAGTACAGCCATGTAAAAGAACTTCTAGATTCTGGAATGAATGTTAACATGTTGGATGAGAGTGGACGTAGTCCTCTTGGAACTGCATGCTCTATGAAAACAGTCAGTGCTGATGTTGTGAAACTTTTACTTTCTTACGGAGCTAATGTAAACATAGGGGGTGCTTGGACAAAACAAAAACCACTCATATTTGCTTACGCTCACAATTCATTTAGCAAAATCAAAATTCTTCTGTCCTATGGAGCTTCCATCACTTCTGAAGAAATGACAGCTCTTGTGTCAATGAGTCTTTCAAAATCAATTCTTGAAAATCCAGAGATTGTTACTTTCCACAGCAAAGAGCTACTTTCATGTCGTATATTGCTAGCTGCTGGCTTCACACCAATTGTCCATGGCGTATTAGGAATTAGCCATGATTTAACGACAAAAATTAATCAg